Part of the Paeniglutamicibacter sulfureus genome, ATCGCCGCAATCGTCGCCTACGGGGGACTCGTTCCGGAAAAGGCGCTGACGATCCCGCGCCTTGGTTGGATCAACCTCCACTTTTCGTTGCTCCCCGCCTGGCGGGGCGCGGCCCCCGTGCAGCACTCGATCATGGCCGGGGACGACATCACCGGTGCCGTGACCTTCCAGCTCGAAAAGGGACTGGACACGGGCCCCGTCTTCGGCACGCTCACCGAAACCATCGACGTTGCCGACACGGCCGGCGAGTTGCTGGGCCGCCTGGCAATCTCCGGTGCGGTGTTGCTCTCGCAGACCCTTTCCGGCCTTGAGGCCGGCAAACTCGTGGGTGTCGAGCAGCAGGGGGACACCTCCTACGCGCACAAGCTCACGCTCGTTGACGGTCAGGTTGATTGGTCGCTTCCGGCCCTGGTGATTCGCCGCCGCATCAACGGAACCAGCCCGGATCCCGGGGCCTGGACCGAACTCGATGGCCAGCGTTTCAAGCTCGGGACCTTGGTTCCGCAGGCAGATGTCACGGATCTTGCACCCGGCGAGGTTCGCATCGAACCGGGCAAGAAACCGCGAGTCCTGGTGGGGACGGGCTCGTACGCCGTTGAACTCGGCCTGGTGCAACCACCGGGCAAAAAGATGATGAATGCAGCAGATTGGGCGCGGGGCATTCTCGCGTCCGGAACCGTGGATGAGGTGAAATTCGCATGAGCGAATTCGGACAGGGACGTTCCGACCGTCCGCGACGCAGCGAACCGAACCGCGGCGGAGGCCAGGAACGCCGCAGCGACGCCGGCCGCACCCGCAACCGCGGGGGAGCGGGACCACGCCAATTCAGTGCCTCCGCACCCTCGGCCCGCAACCGCAGGGCCGACCAGGCCCGGCTGACCGCCTTCGAGGTGCTGCGGGCCGTGGCCGAAAACGACGCCTACGCCAACCTGGTGCTCCCGGCCCGGATCCGCGAACACCGCCTGGATCGCCGCGATGCCGGATTTGCCACAGAACTGACCTACGGCGCCTTGCGCGGGCAGGGCCTGTACGACGCGATCCTGGCCCGTTGCGTCGACCGCCCCCTGGACCAGTTGGACCCGGCTGTCCTTGACGCGTTGCGCCTGGGCGCCCACCAGCTGCTGGCCATGCGAGTGCCAAGCCACGCGGCACTCGACGAAACCGTGTCGCTGGCCCGCATGGTGATCGGCGCCGGCGCGTCCGGCCTGATCAACGCGGTGCTGCGCAAGGTCTCGCTGAAGGACCTGGAGACCTGGAGCGAGGAACTGGTCGCCGGAATCGCCGATGAAAATGCGGCAGCCGCACTGGTGCATTCCCACCCCGAATGGATCGTTCGCGCCCTGCGCCAGGCGCTGGTGGCCCACGGCCGCGACGCCGCCGAAATCACCGACCTGCTGGTCGCCGACAACCTGGCCCCGGTCGTCAACCTCGTGGCACTGCCCGGCGTCGGTTCGCTGGACGAGGCGCTTGACGCGGGCGCCGAACCCGGAACCCTCGTGGCCGATTCGGCCTATTACCAAGGCGGGGACATCGCCCGGCTGTCCTCCGTGCGCGCGGGCAGCACCCGCGTCCAGGACGCCGGTTCCCAGCTGGTCGCCCGGGCCCTGGCCCAGGTGGCGCTGCCCGAGGACGGCGATGACACCTACTGGCTGGACCTCTGCGCCGGCCCCGGCGGCAAGGCTGCATTGCTGGCAGCCTTGGCTGCCGAACAGGGCGCGAAGCTTACCGCCAACGAACCCGCCCAGCACCGCGCCGAACTGGTGAACAACGCCTTGGTGGCCATCGATCCCGAGACCTGGATGATCTCGGTTCGCGACGGCCGCGAATACGGTGAAAGCGAATACGCCGGGGGCTATGACCGGGTCATGGTCGATGCACCGTGCTCGGGCCTGGGCGCGCTGCGCCGCCGCCCCGAGTCCCGGTGGCGCAAGAGCCCCCGCGACGTCGCCGAGCTGACGATCCTGCAGGGCGAGCTCCTGGACGCGGCGCTCAGCGCGGTGCGCGTGGGCGGCGTGGTCGCCTACGTGACCTGCTCGCCGCACCCGGCCGAAACCGTTGCAGTGGTCGATGACCTGCTGTCCCGGAACAAGAATGCGAGGCTGCTGGACACCGGGGCGGCACTGGAATCCGCAGCCCTGCCGGGACTGGCATCGGCCGCCCGCCCCGTGGGCGAAGGAAGCACCATCCAGCTGTGGCCGCACATCCACCGCACCGATGCCATGTTCATGGCGCTGTTCACCCGCACCGCCTAAACCCGCCGGTCCACCCAGTCGGACCGTCGGCCAGCAGCCAGAAGGAAACCATGCGTACCTGCCAGATCAATCCGTCGATCCTCTCGGCGGACTTCACCAACCTCGAACGCGAACTCACACGGATCCACACCGCCGACGCCGTCCATGTCGATGTCATGGATAACCACTTCGTGCCCAACCTGACCATCGGCTTGCCGGTGGTTCAGCGATTGAACGAAGTCAGTGAGCTGCCGCTGGACGTGCACCTGATGATCAGCGACGTGGATCGGTGGGGACCGGGCTACGCCGAGGCCGGAGCCGCCTCGGTCACCTTCCATGCCGAGGCCTCGGCCGCCCCGATCAAGCTGGCCCGGGACCTGCGCGCCGCCGGTGCCAAATCGTCGATGGCGCTGCGCCCGGCCACGCCGATCGAGCCGTACCTGGACATGCTCCCGGAGCTGGACATGGTGCTGCTGATGACGGTGGAGCCGGGCTTTGGCGGACAGGCCTTCCTGGACATCGTGTTGCCGAAGATCCGCAGGGCCCGAAAGGCCATTGACGGGACCGGCCTGCCCATCGCACTGCAGGTCGATGGCGGGGTCACCCGCGAAACGATCCTGCGGGCGGCCGAGGCCGGGGCCGACGTCTTCGTGGCCGGTTCTTCGGTTTACGGAACAGCGGATCCCGCCGAGGCAGTAGTCACATTGCGAAATCTCGCAGCCCGGACACCCGTTTCCATGTAATACTGAGAGCTACAACTACACAACGTGCTCCGGGGTCGGTGTAAGTCCGAACCGGCGGTCAAAGTCCGCGACCCAAGCCAAAGGGATCCCTCCGGGGATCTTGAAGCCTGGTTGAACTGGTGAAATTCCGGTACCGACAGTTAAAGTCTGGATGGGAGAAGCACGTACACGCAACACCAGCGCTCTCGCGAGTGCGCAAGGCGCGGCCAGGTGGGAATCCACGAGATTTTCCTGGTTCCGGATCCTTCGCCAGCGGGTCGGCCGCAAAGGTGGAACCGTCGTATCGAACCCCCGGAGCCATCGCGGCTTGACAGGAGGACGATGGATTTTCTGCGGTGGCTCATTGAAGCTTTCAATTCTTACATCACGGTAGGCAGCAGCGCACTGCTGGTACGCGAAGTGGTGGGCAACGTCTTCGGACTTGCCTCCGCCCTGGGCGGCATCCGCCGCAAGGTCTGGGCTTGGCCCGTTGGCATCGTCGGCAACATCCTGCTCCTGACGGTCTTCCTGGGCAGCATCTTCGGCAACGACCAAACAGCCAACCTGCTCGGCCAGGCCGGACGCCAGATCATGTTCATCGCCGTGTCTTTCTATGGCTGGAAGCGCTGGAAATCCAGCCGCGAATCCGGCGGAAGTGCAGTCACCCCGCGCTGGGCCACCGGCACAGAACGCCTGTCGCTCGCTGCAATCATGATCATCGGCACTGTCGCACTGACCCCGCTCTTTGGCGCACTGGGATCCTACGCACCTGTCTGGGCCGATGCCTGGACCTTCGTCGGCTCCTTGCTGGCCACCTACGGCATGGCCAAGGGACTGGTCGAGTTCTGGCTGATCTGGGTCCTTGTCGACGTGGTCGGGGTCCCGCTGCTCTTCGGCGCCGGATACTACGCCAGCGCGTTCATGTACCTCTTTTACGGGTGCTTCACGCTGGTCGGGTTCTTCATATGGTGGAAGGCCAAGAACGACGCCAAGCCAAGCATCCAAACCGAGATGCCCGACCCGACGGTGCAGGTGCACAGCTGATGCAACCCTCACGAACGCTGGCCGCCATGCGGCTTTCCCTCGAGCTGGCCCGCCGCGGCACCCGCGGAGCCAACCCCCTGGTTGGGGCCGTCATCATCGACCCGGACGGCACGATCCTGGCCACCGGTTACCATCGCGGCGCCGGCACCCCGCACGCCGAGGCCGACGCGCTGAACCGCCTGGGCTCCATCGACCCGGTCGCGGCACGCGCCGCGACAATGCTGGTCACCCTCGAACCCTGCAACCACACCGGCCGCACCGGCCCCTGTTCCCGCGCCATCATCGACGCCGGAATCGGCAACGTAATCTTCGCTGTCGCCGACGGCGGCGCGGTGGCCGGCGGGGGAGCGGAGACGCTGCGTGCGGCCGGAGTCAACGTGGAACAGGGGCTGCTGGAGGACCAGGCAGCCGAGCTGAACCACCGCTGGTTCGCAGCCCGCGCCGCCGGCCGGCCCTTCACCACGTTGCACCTGGCCCAAACCCTTGACGGACGGATCGCCGCCAAGGACGGAACCAGCCAATGGATCACCTCGCCGCGCTCGCTGCTCCACGCCCATGAGGTTCGTGCCCGCGTGGGCGCCATAGTCGTGGGTACCGGCACCGTCATGGCCGATGACCCGCGGCTGAACGCACGCGACGAACACGGCGAACCCTTCGCCTCCCAACCCCGGCGCATCGTCATGGGGCAACGGGACATTCCCGGGGACGCAGCACTGAAGGCCGACGGCAACTGGGAGCAGGTCCGCACCCGCGACCCGCACGAGGTCCTGGCGCGGATCGCATCCCGGGACATCGGACACGTGCTCATCGAAGGCGGTGCGTCGGTGGCCACCGCGTTCCTGGCGGCGGACCTGGTCGACGAGATCTTCCTCTACCAGGCACCGATCTTCCTGGGCTCCGGGCGTGGAAGCGTGGGGGAGCTGGGAATCGACACCCTTGCCTCCGCCCGGCATTTCCGCCTGGACGCCGTCGACGGAGACGCAGTGCGCATCCTGGGGCCCGACACCCTTACACATCTTGAACCCATGCCAACCGGCACCGGCACACCCTAAGGAATCGAAGCATGTTCACCGGAATCATCAGCGGCATGGGCCGCATCGAAGCAATGGACGCGACACCGGAATCCGACTCTGTCGTCTTGCACATCAGTGCGCCGAACCATACCGAGGACCTGGAACTGGGCGGCTCCATCGCCGTCAACGGCGTCTGCCTGACCGCCACGTCCATCGTCGGGGACATCCTGTCCCTGGACGTCATGGGCGAGACCCTGCGCCACACCACCATCGGCGACCTCGCCCAGGGCGAGGGCATCAACCTCGAGCGCTGCGTGCAGGCCGGCGGCCGGCTTGACGGGCACGTCGTGCAGGGCCACGTCGACGGTGTCGGGCACCTCTTGGAGCACGAATCGCTCGGTGCCTGGGACCGCTTCCGCTTCTCCATCCCCTTCGAACTGGCCAGATACGTGGCAAAGAAGGGTTCGATCGCCATCGACGGGATCTCGCTGACCGTCACCGAGGTCTCGGAGGCCCACGAAAAAGAGCAGTGGTTCGAAGTCGGGATCATCCCCACCACCCTGCGCGAAACCACCCTGGGCCAACGCGTTCCCGGTTCCGCGGTCAACCTGGAAGTCGATGTCATGGCCAAGTACGCCGAACGCCTTGCCTCATTCAACAACATCGAAAGCAGCGCATCATGATCACCGATACCATTCGCCTGGACTCCATTGACGCCGCGATCAGCGCCATGGCTGCCGGCCAGGCCGTCGTGGTCGTCGACGACGCTGACCGCGAAAACGAGGGCGACATCATCTTCGCCGCCGAGTTCGCCACCCCGGAGCTGATGGGCTGGACCATCCGCCATTCCTCGGGTGTCGTGTGCACGCCGATGGACGGGGACCGCGCCGACGCGATGGGCCTGCCGCCCATGGTGGAAAACAACCAGGACGCCAAGGGCACCGCGTACACCGTCTCCTGCGACGCCGCCCACGGGGTCAGCACCGGAATCAGCGCCGCCGACCGCGCCCTGACTTCCCGCATCCTGGCCGATCCGGCCTCCGGCCCCGAGCTGATCACCCGCCCGGGCCACATCTTCCCGCTGCGCGCGGTCGACGGCGGGGTGCTGGTGCGCCGCGGGCACACCGAAGCCAGCGTCGATTTGTGCAAGGCAGCGGGCCTTGAGCCTGTGGGGGTCATTGCCGAGATCGTCCATGACGACGGATCGATGATGCGCTTGCCTGCGCTGCGCGAATTCGCGGACCTGTGGAACATCCCGCTGATCAGCATCGAGGACCTGGCCGCCTGGCGGGCCACCACCGATGCCGAGCCGGCCGTGGGCACCAGCGCCGCCGCGGTGCAGGGCGGGCCGGAGGTCCGGGTTCCCACCCCCTACGGTGAATTCATGGTCCGCGCCTGGCGCGAACGCGGCACCGGCACCGAGCACCTGTCGCTCAGCTCCACCGGCCCCGACGGCACCATGCCGGCCGAGCCGCTGGTGCGCGTGCACTCCGAGTGCCTCACCGGCGACGTGTTCGGTTCCTACCGCTGCGACTGCGGGGAGCAGCTGGCCGCCGGCCTGGAGGCAATCAACGAATACGGCGGCGTGCTGGTCTACCTGCGCGGCCACGAGGGTCGCGGCATCGGGCTGGCCAACAAGATCCGCGCATACGCGCTGCAGGACGGCGGCGCCAACACCGTAGCCGCCAACGAGCAGCTGGGCCTTCCCGTCGACGCGCGAAACTACGACGCCGCCGCGGCCATCCTCCACGCGCTGTCCATCCGCCGGATCCGGTTGATCACCAACAACCCGTTGAAGGAAGAATGGCTGGAGCAGGCGGGAATCGCGGTTTCCGAGCGCGTCCCCACCCGCGTGGCTGCCCGGCCCGAAAACCTTGAATACCTGCGCACCAAGCAAAACTTGATGAACCATTCATTGCAATTGCCATCCAACGAAAACACCAACCCAGGAGTGAAATCATGAGCGGACACGGAGCACCCCTCGTCGGGGCCCACGAATTGGCAGCGGCAGGTGAAGCCGGAATGCGGGCAGTCATCGTCGCGGCCAGCTGGCACACCCAGATCATGGACGGCCTCCTGGACGGCGCCCTGCGCGCCGCCGCCGATGCCGGGATCAACACCCCCGAGGTCATCCGCGTTCCGGGCACCTTCGAGCTGCCGGTGGCCGCAGCACGCTTGGCCCATGCCTATGACACCGTCATCGCGCTGGGCGTGGTCATCCGCGGCGGCACCCCGCACTTCGACTTCGTCTGCCAGGGAGCGACCATGGGCCTGACCGACGTTACGGTGCGCACCGGCGTTCCCGTGGGCTTCGGGGTGTTGACCTGTGACACCGAGGAGCAGGCCATTGCCCGTGCCGGCCTGGAAGGCTCCGTCGAGGACAAAGGCTACGAGGCCATGAGCGCGGGCCTGCAGACAGCCGTCGCACTGGCGCGCCGCTAGCAAATTCGGCGAGCCGCCACCGCGCTGCCGCCCGCACCACCGGTAACGGCTAGCAGGGATCGATGCCGGGGGAGCGGGCGGCGCTGTTCTATGTTCCATTGATTGCACGATTGCCTCATTCAGAGGGTCGGCCTTCGCCGAGCCAGCCGCCCAGGTGCGATGTCGCCCCGTCGGCGTCCGTCTCCCGCGAGATGGCTTCAGTAGGGGCATCGAGCCCGGCCCAGGGCCGACGGCAAACTTGACGTCGAGGCGGGCTACCCGGTGCGGGCGGAAGGCGAAGTAACAAATGCCGGTGCCGTCGTATCCGCGAGTGCCGGTGCTTTGCCCGATGTGCGCGGCGATGCCGTCCACACCAACAACGGCGCCTTGTCCCTCGGCGAATATCCCGGCCGGCCGGTAGACTTCGCCTGATGAAAGATCGTGGAGAAGCATTGACTGGGAGCACACCCGTAACGTCCCCCTTGGATTCACGACTGACCGCCTTGCACGCCACGTTTCTGGCGGAGCGTCCGCCGGGGGCCGACGAAGACGTGCACATGCTCTCGGCCATCGTGGATCACGTCATTGAACGGTGCAGCGCACCGGGCGACGTGGTGTTCGACCCCTTCGCGGGGTTCGGCACCACCATCAAACGGGCAGTTGCACTGGGACGGGAAGCCCTCGGTATCGAGCTGCTACCCGAGCGGGCGGAGTACCTACGGGATCAGGTGCCCGGCGCCCGCATCATCGAGGGAGACGCAAGGGAGCTGCTTAGGCTTGTCCGCGGCATTGCACCTGCCGAACCCGGCGCGGGTGTCGATCTCATTCTCACCTCTCCGCCATACATGACCGCCGAGAACCATGACGCCGACCCCCTCACGGCCTACGAGGAAGACAACGGGGACTACGGCCGCTACTTGGCCGAGCTCGGGCTGGTCGCCGCCCAATGTGCGCGCACCGTTGTGCCCGGCGGCTTCGTGGTGTGGAATCTGGCGGACATCCACCACATGGACCGCACCACCCATTTGATCCGCGATTGCACCCGCGTGCTCGAGCAGCACCTCACGCCCGTGGGGATCACCGAGATTGTCTGGGATCGCTACCCCCACGATTTGGTGTCCGACGCGCTCCTTGTATTTCAACGGCCTCCCATTGAGCGGCGCGTTTAGTCAAACCACATCAACAGGTTGATGCCCTCGCACGGCAGCCCGGCACCGCGGGAAACGATCGCGCAAAAATTCACTTCCCAGCCGTGACGGCGAGCATCGTCAGTGGTTGTGGTGCAATTTGGCGGCACGCCCGCGACCTGTGCCAGGGCCGCGTCATGTTGAGCCGAGCGGGGGAGTGCTTCGTCACATTGGGGGTGCGGTAGTGAATGCGGCCAACGGGCCAAGATACCCTGACTATGTGAAAACTTTTGACACCCTCTTCGCCGAGCTCTCCGAGAAGGCCAAGACCCGCCCCGAAGGTTCGCGTACGATCGCCGAACTGGATTCCGGCGTGCACGGCATCGGAAAGAAGGTCGTGGAGGAAGCCGCCGAAGTGTGGATGGCTGCCGAGTACGAAACCAACGAGGCCGCCGCCGAAGAAATCTCCCAGTTGCTTTATCACCTTCAGGTGATGATGCTGGCCAAGGGCCTGACTCTGCAGGACGTTTACAAGCATCTCTAGCCGCCGCTTTCGGGACGCCCTGTCCTCCCGTGCCGCGGTGGCCAACAGGCACCATTTGTTGTCCTACATGCCGTAATATCCCCCCCAGAGCCTGAAAAGAGAACCGCATCATGTTGCGAGTAGCCCTTCCCAACAAGGGAGCCCTGTCCGAAATCGCCTCGACCATGTTGTTGGAGGCCGGATACGTCCAGCGCCGCGACAACCGCGAACTGGTCATGGTCGACCCCGACAACGACGTGGAATTCTTCTACCTCCGTCCCCGTGACATCGCCGTGTATGTCGGCGGCGGCATCCTCGATGTCGGAATCACCGGACGAGACCTTTACCTGGACGCCG contains:
- a CDS encoding phosphoribosyl-ATP diphosphatase — translated: MKTFDTLFAELSEKAKTRPEGSRTIAELDSGVHGIGKKVVEEAAEVWMAAEYETNEAAAEEISQLLYHLQVMMLAKGLTLQDVYKHL
- the ribH gene encoding 6,7-dimethyl-8-ribityllumazine synthase, with translation MSGHGAPLVGAHELAAAGEAGMRAVIVAASWHTQIMDGLLDGALRAAADAGINTPEVIRVPGTFELPVAAARLAHAYDTVIALGVVIRGGTPHFDFVCQGATMGLTDVTVRTGVPVGFGVLTCDTEEQAIARAGLEGSVEDKGYEAMSAGLQTAVALARR
- the rpe gene encoding ribulose-phosphate 3-epimerase; translation: MRTCQINPSILSADFTNLERELTRIHTADAVHVDVMDNHFVPNLTIGLPVVQRLNEVSELPLDVHLMISDVDRWGPGYAEAGAASVTFHAEASAAPIKLARDLRAAGAKSSMALRPATPIEPYLDMLPELDMVLLMTVEPGFGGQAFLDIVLPKIRRARKAIDGTGLPIALQVDGGVTRETILRAAEAGADVFVAGSSVYGTADPAEAVVTLRNLAARTPVSM
- a CDS encoding DNA methyltransferase; translation: MHATFLAERPPGADEDVHMLSAIVDHVIERCSAPGDVVFDPFAGFGTTIKRAVALGREALGIELLPERAEYLRDQVPGARIIEGDARELLRLVRGIAPAEPGAGVDLILTSPPYMTAENHDADPLTAYEEDNGDYGRYLAELGLVAAQCARTVVPGGFVVWNLADIHHMDRTTHLIRDCTRVLEQHLTPVGITEIVWDRYPHDLVSDALLVFQRPPIERRV
- the pnuC gene encoding nicotinamide riboside transporter PnuC, whose protein sequence is MDFLRWLIEAFNSYITVGSSALLVREVVGNVFGLASALGGIRRKVWAWPVGIVGNILLLTVFLGSIFGNDQTANLLGQAGRQIMFIAVSFYGWKRWKSSRESGGSAVTPRWATGTERLSLAAIMIIGTVALTPLFGALGSYAPVWADAWTFVGSLLATYGMAKGLVEFWLIWVLVDVVGVPLLFGAGYYASAFMYLFYGCFTLVGFFIWWKAKNDAKPSIQTEMPDPTVQVHS
- the ribD gene encoding bifunctional diaminohydroxyphosphoribosylaminopyrimidine deaminase/5-amino-6-(5-phosphoribosylamino)uracil reductase RibD, translating into MQPSRTLAAMRLSLELARRGTRGANPLVGAVIIDPDGTILATGYHRGAGTPHAEADALNRLGSIDPVAARAATMLVTLEPCNHTGRTGPCSRAIIDAGIGNVIFAVADGGAVAGGGAETLRAAGVNVEQGLLEDQAAELNHRWFAARAAGRPFTTLHLAQTLDGRIAAKDGTSQWITSPRSLLHAHEVRARVGAIVVGTGTVMADDPRLNARDEHGEPFASQPRRIVMGQRDIPGDAALKADGNWEQVRTRDPHEVLARIASRDIGHVLIEGGASVATAFLAADLVDEIFLYQAPIFLGSGRGSVGELGIDTLASARHFRLDAVDGDAVRILGPDTLTHLEPMPTGTGTP
- the fmt gene encoding methionyl-tRNA formyltransferase; translated protein: MRVLFAGTPQVAVASLDQLVKDGFDVVAVLTREDAPVGRKRVMTPSPVAARAAELGIDIIHANRIDEPTQERLAALDLDIAAIVAYGGLVPEKALTIPRLGWINLHFSLLPAWRGAAPVQHSIMAGDDITGAVTFQLEKGLDTGPVFGTLTETIDVADTAGELLGRLAISGAVLLSQTLSGLEAGKLVGVEQQGDTSYAHKLTLVDGQVDWSLPALVIRRRINGTSPDPGAWTELDGQRFKLGTLVPQADVTDLAPGEVRIEPGKKPRVLVGTGSYAVELGLVQPPGKKMMNAADWARGILASGTVDEVKFA
- a CDS encoding riboflavin synthase codes for the protein MFTGIISGMGRIEAMDATPESDSVVLHISAPNHTEDLELGGSIAVNGVCLTATSIVGDILSLDVMGETLRHTTIGDLAQGEGINLERCVQAGGRLDGHVVQGHVDGVGHLLEHESLGAWDRFRFSIPFELARYVAKKGSIAIDGISLTVTEVSEAHEKEQWFEVGIIPTTLRETTLGQRVPGSAVNLEVDVMAKYAERLASFNNIESSAS
- the ribB gene encoding 3,4-dihydroxy-2-butanone-4-phosphate synthase — protein: MITDTIRLDSIDAAISAMAAGQAVVVVDDADRENEGDIIFAAEFATPELMGWTIRHSSGVVCTPMDGDRADAMGLPPMVENNQDAKGTAYTVSCDAAHGVSTGISAADRALTSRILADPASGPELITRPGHIFPLRAVDGGVLVRRGHTEASVDLCKAAGLEPVGVIAEIVHDDGSMMRLPALREFADLWNIPLISIEDLAAWRATTDAEPAVGTSAAAVQGGPEVRVPTPYGEFMVRAWRERGTGTEHLSLSSTGPDGTMPAEPLVRVHSECLTGDVFGSYRCDCGEQLAAGLEAINEYGGVLVYLRGHEGRGIGLANKIRAYALQDGGANTVAANEQLGLPVDARNYDAAAAILHALSIRRIRLITNNPLKEEWLEQAGIAVSERVPTRVAARPENLEYLRTKQNLMNHSLQLPSNENTNPGVKS
- a CDS encoding RsmB/NOP family class I SAM-dependent RNA methyltransferase; translated protein: MSEFGQGRSDRPRRSEPNRGGGQERRSDAGRTRNRGGAGPRQFSASAPSARNRRADQARLTAFEVLRAVAENDAYANLVLPARIREHRLDRRDAGFATELTYGALRGQGLYDAILARCVDRPLDQLDPAVLDALRLGAHQLLAMRVPSHAALDETVSLARMVIGAGASGLINAVLRKVSLKDLETWSEELVAGIADENAAAALVHSHPEWIVRALRQALVAHGRDAAEITDLLVADNLAPVVNLVALPGVGSLDEALDAGAEPGTLVADSAYYQGGDIARLSSVRAGSTRVQDAGSQLVARALAQVALPEDGDDTYWLDLCAGPGGKAALLAALAAEQGAKLTANEPAQHRAELVNNALVAIDPETWMISVRDGREYGESEYAGGYDRVMVDAPCSGLGALRRRPESRWRKSPRDVAELTILQGELLDAALSAVRVGGVVAYVTCSPHPAETVAVVDDLLSRNKNARLLDTGAALESAALPGLASAARPVGEGSTIQLWPHIHRTDAMFMALFTRTA